NNNNNNNNNNNNNNNNNNNNNNNNNNNNNNNNNNNNNNNNNNNNNNNNNNNNNNNNNNNNNNNNNNNNNNNNNNNNNNNNNNNNNNNNNNNNNNNNNNNNNNNNNNNNNNNNNNNNNNNNNNNNNNNNNNNNNNNNNNNNNNNNNNNNNNNNNNNNNNNNNNNNNNNNNNNNNNNNNNNNNNNNNNNNNNNNNNNNNNNNNNNNNNNNNNNNNNNNNNNNNNNNNNNNNNNNNNNNNNNNNNNNNNNNNNNNNNNNNNNNNNNNNNNNNNNNNNNNNNNNNNNNNNNNNNNNNNNNNNNNNNNNNNNNNNNNNNNNNNNNNNNNNNNNNNNNNNNNNNNNNNNNNNNNNNNNNNNNNNNNNNNNNNNNNNNNNNNNNNNNNNNNNNNNNNNNNNNNNNNNNNNNNNNNNNNNNNNNNNNNNNNNNNNNNNNNNNNNNNNNNNNNNNNNNNNNNNNNNNNNNNNNNNNNNNNNNNNNNNNNNNNNNNNNNNNNNNNNNNNNNNNNNNNNNNNNNNNNNNNNNNNNNNNNNNNNNNNNNNNNNNNNNNNNNNNNNNNNNNNNNNNNNNNNNNNNNNNNNNNNNNNNNNNNNNNNNNNNNNNNNNNNNNNNNNNNNNNNNNNNNNNNNNNNNNNNNNNNNNNNNNNNNNNNNNNNNNNNNNNNNNNNNNNNNNNNNNNNNNNNNNNNNNNNNNNNNNNNNNNNNNNNNNNNNNNNNNNNNNNNNNNNNNNNNNNNNNNNNNNNNNNNNNNNNNNNNNNNNNNNNNNNNNNNNNNNNNNNNNNNNNNNNNNNNNNNNNNNNNNNNNNNNNNNNNNNNNNNNNNNNNNNNNNNNNNNNNNNNNNNNNNNNNNNNNNNNNNNNNNNNNNNNNNNNNNNNNNNNNNNNNNNNNNNNNNNNNNNNNNNNNNNNNNNNNNNNNNNNNNNNNNNNNNNNNNNNNNNNNNNNNNNNNNNNNNNNNNNNNNNNNNNNNNNNNNNNNNNNNNNNNNNNNNNNNNNNNNNNNNNNNNNNNNNNNNNNNNNNNNNNNNNNNNNNNNNNNNNNNNNNNNNNNNNNNNNNNNNNNNNNNNNNNNNNNNNNNNNNNNNNNNNNNNNNNNNNNNNNNNNNNNNNNNNNNNNNNNNNNNNNNNNNNNNNNNNNNNNNNNNNNNNNNNNNNNNNNNNNNNNNNNNNNNNNNNNNNNNNNNNNNNNNNNNNNNNNNNNNNNNNNNNNNNNNNNNNNNNNNNNNNNNNNNNNNNNNNNNNNNNNNNNNNNNNNNNNNNNNNNNNNNNNNNNNNNNNNNNNNNNNNNNNNNNNNNNNNNNNNNNNNNNNNNNNNNNNNNNNNNNNNNNNNNNNNNNNNNNNNNNNNNNNNNNNNNNNNNNNNNNNNNNNNNNNNNNNNNNNNNNNNNNNNNNNNNNNNNNNNNNNNNNNNNNNNNNNNNNNNNNNNNNNNNNNNNNNNNNNNNNNNNNNNNNNNNNNNNNNNNNNNNNNNNNNNNNNNNNNNNNNNNNNNNNNNNNNNNNNNNNNNNNNNNNNNNNNNNNNNNNNNNNNNNNNNNNNNNNNNNNNNNNNNNNNNNNNNNNNNNNNNNNNNNNNNNNNNNNNNNNNNNNNNNNNNNNNNNNNNNNNNNNNNNNNNNNNNNNNNNNNNNNNNNNNNNNNNNNNNNNNNNNNNNNNNNNNNNNNNNNNNNNNNNNNNNNNNNNNNNNNNNNNNNNNNNNNNNNNNNNNNNNNNNNNNNNNNNNNNNNNNNNNNNNNNNNNNNNNNNNNNNNNNNNNNNNNNNNNNNNNNNNNNNNNNNNNNNNNNNNNNNNNNNNNNNNNNNNNNNNNNNNNNNNNNNNNNNNNNNNNNNNNNNNNNNNNNNNNNNNNNNNNNNNNNNNNNNNNNNNNNNNNNNNNNNNNNNNNNNNNNNNNNNNNNNNNNNNNNNNNNNNNNNNNNNNNNNNNNNNNNNNNNNNNNNNNNNNNNNNNNNNNNNNNNNNNNNNNNNNNNNNNNNNNNNNNNNNNNNNNNNNNNNNNNNNNNNNNNNNNNNNNNNNNNNNNNNNNNNNNNNNNNNNNNNNNNNNNNNNNNNNNNNNNNNNNNNNNNNNNNNNNNNNNNNNNNNNNNNNNNNNNNNNNNNNNNNNNNNNNNNNNNNNNNNNNNNNNNNNNNNNNNNNNNNNNNNNNNNNNNNNNNNNNNNNNNNNNNNNNNNNNNNNNNNNNNNNNNNNNNNNNNNNNNNNNNNNNNNNNNNNNNNNNNNNNNNNNNNNNNNNNNNNNNNNNNNNNNNNNNNNNNNNNNNNNNNNNNNNNNNNNNNNNNNNNNNNNNNNNNNNNNNNNNNNNNNNNNNNNNNNNNNNNNNNNNNNNNNNNNNNNNNNNNNNNNNNNNNNNNNNNNNNNNNNNNNNNNNNNNNNNNNNNNNNNNNNNNNNNNNNNNNNNNNNNNNNNNNNNNNNNNNNNNNNNNNNNNNNNNNNNNNNNNNNNNNNNNNNNNNNNNNNNNNNNNNNNNNNNNNNNNNNNNNNNNNNNNNNNNNNNNNNNNNNNNNNNNNNNNNNNNNNNNNNNNNNNNNNNNNNNNNNNNNNNNNNNNNNNNNNNNNNNNNNNNNNNNNNNNNNNNNATGTGGGTCCCACTGTCACTATTTGCACAGTAATTTTTCTTCTATAAATACGGAGTTTTCGATCATTTGTAAAAACATGATTACACATCCTTCACTCTTCCATTCTCTCTGATAATAATCTTTCTATCAGTATTAAAAGTTCTACGGGTATAAACTTTTGCCCTTATTTAAATTCCTGCGATACAAATAAATTCTAGTTCCTTTTATAACACTATCATTGATTGTGAACATGTTGAGTCACTGATCACTTGAGCTGACATGATGTTTATCTTCTAGGGCGTTAAATTTAAGTAAGTTGAGCTTGATCTTTTAACAAAAAGACACTGTAAAGAGAAATAAAAGTAGTTGAAGCTATGTTTAGGTTAGACTAAAGATTCGTGACAGAAAAAAAAAAGTTAGACCAACGAGCAATTTTGTATTGCTTTATATAATAGAGCAAACCCAGTACAAAATATACCATTTTCGATCGTGGTTTTGGTCCAGTAAGGGGAATCAGCTTTCATATTAAAGCCCAAGTATTTAGAAACCCAATTTTCTTGTAAAAGAAAGGTTGTTCGGACAAAAAAGCCCAAAGTGAAAAGGGTATTTACGTAAAATAATAATAAAAGGGCAGCTAGCTTCTAAACCCACTAAAACCCTAGAATCGCACTTGTATAAACCAAAGTCACAAGCGCAGCTTCATCCCCATCGACATAACCTCTCTTTGAAAGCTTCTCTCCAGCAGTCTCTAAACCCTAATTCAAAGATGAGACCTCCTCTAACTGGTGGTAAGAACCCTAGCCGCCGCTCTTTTTTTTGTCTCCATCGTTTAGGCTTTTAGTTTAAGAAGGGCTAAGCTCTGTTTTCGTTTTAAGCTGGAATCTCTATGTATATAGCTGAACTGATTATAAAGTTTGTTCCTTTTAGCTCAGATATTTATTGGGTATTTGCTATTTTCATCGGATCTATTGTTTAAGGAGTGTACTGAGTCGTTTTTTTGTGTTCAGGACGTGGTGGTGGTGGTGGCTTTAGCGGCGGACGTGGTGGCGGTGGGTTTAGTGGTGGACGTTCAGGAGGAAGAGGTAGGTCAGGAGGAAGAGGTTTCGGTGACCGTGGCGGTGGTCGCAGCAGCGGTAGAGGCATGAGAGGTAGAGGAGATCGTGGTCGCAACGGTAGAGGAGCACCAGGACGTGGTGGAATGAAGGGAGGTAGCAAGGTGATTGTGGAGCCACACAGACACCCAGGAGTGTTCATTGCAAAGGGTAAGGAGGATGCTCTCGTCACTAAGAACTTGGTTCCTGGTGAGGCTGTTTACAACGAGAAGAGAATCTCTGTTCAGGTATATATTTTGGTGATTTTATTTTGAGTTTTGTTTGTTTCAGTGTTGTTAATTGGTTTGTGATTGTAATTATACAGAATGAAGATGGGACCAAGACTGAGTACAGGGTGTGGAATCCTTTCCGTTCTAAGTTGGCTGCTGCTATTCTCGGTGGTGTTGATAACATTTACATCGTAAGTCACATCTTGTTTTGGAACTTATTGGTTTCTGCCTGTTGTGAGACTTGTCCATATATTTATTGTTTGTATTTGTTTCAATGCAGAAACCTGGTGCTAAAGTTCTATACCTTGGTGCTGCTTCTGGAACAACAGTCTCTCACGTGTCTGACATTGTTGGACCTGTAAGCACTACTTATCCTTTATGTTTGTAGTTATTTACATGTTTTTTTTATGTTGTTACTCATAATCTGGGGCGTTATGGTTTTGTAGGAAGGTTGTGTTTACGCTGTTGAGTTCTCTCACCGAAGTGGTAGAGATTTGGTGAACATGGCGAAGAAGAGAACTAATATCATTCCAATCATTGAGGATGCTAGACACCCTGCTAAATACAGAATGCTTGTCGGCATGGTTGATGTTGTCTTCGCTGATGTTGCTCAGCCTGATCAGGTTTGCTTCCTTTATTATATCTTACTCAGTGTACACGTCTCTTTTAAATTGCCATAAAAACTTTTGCCGCTTTGAATTTAAAACGATGTTCTGATGATGGCAAATGATGATGTTACTTGGATTCCCCTTCAGAACATTTTGTATGTTGCAAACTCCAAGTTTCTGATGCTTAAGAACATCTTCCTTTCTTCGATATAGTTTTTTATTGGTTTCTTTTCGGATTATAGCTTCATCTTTTATCAACCACAGTAAAATATTTTATTACTGTTTTTTTTCCTGCGTATAACAGATCAATCGATTTGGGTTTTCCATAAGATAAATTTTGATTTGGTCCTTTAAAGATTTAGCATTATTACTTTTATTGCAGTTTTTTTTTTTTTTGCTGATGACCGAACAATCTGTTTGGTTTTCCATCTGCTTAAGAATTTAATTTGGTCATTAAAAAATTTGGTTTAATAATTTAATTGGCACAATAAGTTTGTAATGCCATTGATCATTCTTTGTCCCCAAGATTGCTAATGCCATCCATATTTCAGGTATAATATCATGATCTATATGTTTTTAATTGTTCTTTATGAAATGTTGTTTGTCCTTAAAACCCTTAGGCTAGGATCGTGGCTTTGAACTCAAGCTTCTTCCTCAAAACAGGAGGTCACTTTATTATCTCAATCAAGGTTAGTTAGCAGCATTTCAGTATTCAATCTTGTTCTGTTAATGTTCGTTCTTCTATTCTCTTACTCAAAGACATCTTTCTCTCTTGTTTGCAACAGGCAAACTGTATTGACTCAACGGTTCCGGCAGAAGCAGTGTTTCAGAGTGAAGTGAAGAAGCTGCAACAGGAGCAGTTCAAGCCAGCAGAGCAAGTGACGCTTGAGCCATTTGAGCGTGATCATGCCTGTGTCGTCGGTACATACCGTGCGCCTAAGAAGACCAAGGTTGCTGCTTAGAAATTCCTTCCTTGTGTTGGGATTTTGTTCTTCGGATTTTTCTTTAGGTTTTTTTACCCAGTGTTGCGTTTGTAATCGTTTTGAACCTGAATAGGCTTTTCTATGTGTTTATTTGAGACTTAAAACTCACCTATTTAACCATGTTTTGCTTTTTGATAAGTTTATAGTATTTCGTTAAGACATATTTTGATAATATCCCAATAATTGGAGAAACCCAAAAAGCTTAACACATAACACTGTGTGCACAAAGAATAAGATTAAAAAGAGAAGTAGCGTACAAACATGTATATACTTGTAATCATAAGCGACGA
This sequence is a window from Brassica oleracea var. oleracea cultivar TO1000 chromosome C1, BOL, whole genome shotgun sequence. Protein-coding genes within it:
- the LOC106296379 gene encoding mediator of RNA polymerase II transcription subunit 36a, with the protein product MRPPLTGGRGGGGGFSGGRGGGGFSGGRSGGRGRSGGRGFGDRGGGRSSGRGMRGRGDRGRNGRGAPGRGGMKGGSKVIVEPHRHPGVFIAKGKEDALVTKNLVPGEAVYNEKRISVQNEDGTKTEYRVWNPFRSKLAAAILGGVDNIYIKPGAKVLYLGAASGTTVSHVSDIVGPEGCVYAVEFSHRSGRDLVNMAKKRTNIIPIIEDARHPAKYRMLVGMVDVVFADVAQPDQARIVALNSSFFLKTGGHFIISIKANCIDSTVPAEAVFQSEVKKLQQEQFKPAEQVTLEPFERDHACVVGTYRAPKKTKVAA